A single window of Intrasporangium calvum DSM 43043 DNA harbors:
- the fahA gene encoding fumarylacetoacetase, whose protein sequence is MITWLDLPTDHPFGIHHLPYGVFSVGGPPRVGVRIGDLVLDAGAVAAVGRDAGLVGDGPDLASAWQTRSLNAFLDLGRPAWTTAREWLTEILTDEVHRAGVEPHLLPLSDVTLHLPIEVADYVDFYASENHASNVGQIFRPDSPALPANWKHLPIGYHGRSGTVVVSGTEVVRPRGQRKAPADPAPSFGPSLRLDIEAELGYVIGGPTELGSSVSVGDAEDHLFGVVLLNDWSARDIQAWEYVPLGPFLGKSFATSISAWVTPLDALRAARVPLPGQTEPPVLPYLAGEATGFDIHLEVDLNGTVVSRPEYAGMYWAPAQMLAHLTVNGASVRSGDLLGSGTVSGPEKGARGSLLELTWNGTEPLTLADGTCRGFLEDGDTVTMKGWAPGPNGARIALGEVSGTIRPAR, encoded by the coding sequence GTGATCACGTGGCTCGACCTGCCGACCGACCACCCCTTCGGCATCCACCACCTCCCCTATGGCGTCTTCTCCGTCGGCGGCCCGCCGCGGGTGGGGGTCCGGATCGGTGACCTGGTCCTCGACGCGGGCGCCGTTGCCGCCGTGGGCCGGGACGCCGGGCTCGTGGGCGACGGCCCCGACCTCGCATCGGCCTGGCAGACGCGGAGCCTCAACGCCTTCCTCGACCTGGGTCGGCCCGCGTGGACGACGGCCCGGGAGTGGCTCACCGAGATCCTCACGGACGAGGTCCACCGCGCGGGCGTCGAGCCGCACCTGCTCCCGCTCAGCGACGTCACCCTGCACCTGCCGATCGAGGTGGCCGACTACGTCGACTTCTACGCCAGCGAGAACCACGCGTCGAACGTCGGCCAGATCTTCCGTCCCGACAGTCCCGCGCTTCCAGCGAACTGGAAGCACCTGCCGATCGGCTACCACGGCCGCTCCGGGACGGTCGTCGTCTCCGGCACCGAGGTCGTCCGACCCAGGGGCCAGCGCAAGGCGCCGGCCGACCCCGCCCCGTCCTTCGGGCCGAGCCTCCGCCTCGACATCGAGGCCGAGCTGGGCTACGTCATCGGTGGTCCCACGGAGCTGGGGAGCAGCGTCTCGGTGGGCGATGCGGAGGACCACCTCTTCGGCGTCGTCCTCCTCAACGACTGGAGCGCCCGCGACATCCAGGCGTGGGAGTACGTCCCGCTGGGCCCCTTCCTCGGGAAGTCCTTCGCCACGTCGATCTCCGCCTGGGTGACTCCGCTCGACGCGCTCCGCGCGGCACGGGTGCCGCTCCCGGGGCAGACCGAGCCGCCCGTCCTGCCCTACCTCGCCGGGGAGGCGACCGGCTTCGACATCCACCTCGAGGTGGACCTCAACGGCACGGTCGTGTCTCGGCCCGAGTACGCAGGGATGTACTGGGCGCCTGCACAGATGCTGGCCCACCTGACCGTCAACGGGGCGTCGGTGCGCAGCGGAGACCTTCTCGGGTCGGGGACCGTGAGCGGTCCGGAGAAAGGCGCCCGGGGCAGTCTCCTCGAGCTGACCTGGAACGGTACCGAGCCGCTCACGCTCGCCGATGGCACCTGCCGGGGCTTCCTCGAGGACGGTGACACCGTCACCATGAAGGGCTGGGCTCCCGGGCCGAACGGCGCACGCATCGCCCTCGGCGAGGTCTCCGGGACGATCCGCCCGGCCCGTTAG
- a CDS encoding homogentisate 1,2-dioxygenase, whose protein sequence is MAYYRAAGNIPPKRHTQHRRADGELYFEELMGEEGFSSDSSLLYHRNIPSTVSASRVWDVPDQSTAPNHPLTPRHLRLHDLFDDAAVAATDVVTGRRLVLGNGDVRISYAVAGRPSPWYRNGIGDECVYVERGAARVETVFGAFEVAEGDYVILPRATTHRWLPVEDAADPLRAYCIEANSHITPPRRNLSSYGQLLEHAPYCERDLRGPAGPLLAEDVGADAAAETDVYIKHRGNGPGGVVGTVHTLPFHPLDVVGWDGCLYPFVFNIRDFEPITGRVHQPPPVHQVFEATNFVVCNFVPRKVDYHPLAIPVPYYHSNVDSDEIMFYVDGDYEARKGSGIGRGSISVHPGGHAHGPQPGATEGSIGVEYFDELAVMVDTFRPLELGEAGLAADDGIYALSWSRGAGQLGSGNPSPGPARSER, encoded by the coding sequence ATGGCGTACTACCGGGCGGCCGGGAACATCCCGCCGAAGCGGCACACCCAACACCGCCGCGCCGACGGCGAGCTCTACTTCGAGGAGCTGATGGGGGAGGAGGGCTTCTCGTCCGACTCGTCCCTCCTCTACCACCGCAACATCCCGTCGACCGTCTCTGCTTCCCGAGTGTGGGACGTCCCCGACCAGTCGACGGCACCGAACCACCCGCTGACGCCGCGTCACCTCAGGCTGCACGACCTCTTCGACGACGCCGCTGTGGCCGCGACCGACGTCGTGACCGGCCGACGGCTCGTCCTGGGCAACGGAGACGTCCGGATCTCCTACGCCGTGGCGGGACGGCCCAGCCCGTGGTACCGCAACGGCATCGGCGACGAGTGCGTCTACGTCGAGCGCGGCGCCGCCCGCGTCGAGACGGTGTTCGGTGCGTTCGAGGTCGCCGAGGGCGACTACGTCATACTCCCGCGCGCGACCACCCACCGGTGGCTCCCGGTCGAGGACGCCGCGGACCCGCTCCGCGCCTACTGCATCGAGGCGAACAGCCACATCACCCCGCCGAGGCGCAATCTCAGCAGCTACGGCCAGCTGCTGGAGCACGCGCCCTACTGCGAGCGCGACCTGAGGGGCCCCGCCGGCCCGCTCTTGGCCGAGGACGTCGGCGCGGACGCGGCAGCCGAGACCGACGTCTACATCAAGCACCGCGGCAACGGGCCCGGCGGAGTGGTCGGGACCGTCCACACGCTGCCCTTCCACCCGCTCGACGTCGTCGGCTGGGACGGCTGTCTCTATCCGTTCGTCTTCAACATCCGGGACTTCGAGCCCATCACCGGCCGCGTCCACCAGCCACCCCCGGTGCACCAGGTCTTCGAGGCGACGAACTTCGTGGTGTGCAACTTCGTCCCCCGCAAGGTCGACTACCACCCGCTCGCCATCCCGGTGCCCTACTACCACTCCAACGTGGACAGCGACGAGATCATGTTCTACGTCGACGGAGACTACGAGGCCCGCAAGGGCTCCGGCATCGGGCGCGGCTCGATCTCGGTCCACCCCGGCGGACACGCCCACGGGCCGCAGCCGGGGGCGACCGAGGGCTCCATCGGCGTCGAGTACTTCGACGAGCTCGCCGTCATGGTCGACACGTTCCGGCCACTCGAGCTCGGAGAGGCCGGTCTCGCTGCCGACGACGGGATCTACGCCCTTTCGTGGTCCCGGGGCGCCGGCCAGCTGGGGAGCGGAAACCCCAGCCCGGGCCCCGCCCGTTCCGAGCGCTGA
- a CDS encoding DHA2 family efflux MFS transporter permease subunit, whose translation MATAPAAPSAHPDKIDAAVLKVAGVVVLGSIMSILDITVVNVALPTFVQAFSTNPADPLPYSTVAWTITAYTLALATVIPLTGWAADRFGTRRLYMLALTLFTLGSALCATADSIGMLIVFRVLQGLGGGLLMPLGMTILTKAAGPQRMGRLMAILGVPMLLGPIFGPILGGWLIDHYSWEWIFLINLPIGAAAVGYAWFALPKDRPEPSESFDVVGMLLMSPGLAAFLYGVSSIPGEGTFFSAKVGVPATVGVVMLVAFVLYSFRPRHPLLDLRLFANRNLTVATVTMFLFAASFFGALFLVPTYFQLVRGELPVDSGWLVAPQGVGAMVTMPIAGALADRFPVGRIAPFGLVLIVGGMFALTQVTADTSYWGYLIPVLFVMGLGMGATMMPIMTSALKTLTSHQVARGSTLLNITQQVASSIGIAVISVVYTNMLAQKPLAGPAIASWRNPSIADQIGGPAGVAQGLGQAADAFGDTFLVAAVLVTLTLVPALLLPRRREPSHLLDDVSASAAPSDDPDLRAANRVLH comes from the coding sequence ATGGCGACCGCACCCGCGGCGCCGTCCGCTCACCCCGACAAGATCGATGCTGCCGTGCTCAAGGTGGCGGGCGTCGTCGTCCTCGGCTCCATCATGTCGATCCTCGACATCACTGTCGTCAACGTGGCGCTGCCGACGTTCGTCCAGGCCTTCTCGACGAACCCGGCTGACCCGCTCCCGTACTCGACGGTGGCCTGGACCATCACTGCCTACACGCTGGCGCTGGCAACGGTCATCCCGCTGACCGGCTGGGCGGCCGACCGCTTCGGCACGAGGCGGCTCTACATGCTGGCCCTCACGCTGTTCACGCTCGGGTCCGCGCTCTGCGCAACCGCAGACTCCATCGGCATGCTGATCGTCTTCCGTGTCCTGCAGGGCCTCGGCGGCGGCCTGCTCATGCCCCTCGGCATGACGATCCTGACCAAGGCCGCGGGGCCGCAGCGCATGGGACGGCTCATGGCCATCCTCGGCGTCCCGATGCTGCTCGGCCCGATCTTCGGGCCGATCCTCGGCGGCTGGCTCATCGACCACTACTCGTGGGAGTGGATCTTCCTCATCAACCTGCCGATCGGGGCCGCCGCCGTCGGCTACGCGTGGTTCGCGCTGCCGAAGGACCGCCCGGAGCCGTCGGAGTCGTTCGACGTCGTCGGCATGCTCCTCATGTCGCCCGGTCTGGCTGCCTTCCTCTACGGCGTGAGCTCGATCCCGGGTGAGGGCACCTTCTTCTCGGCGAAGGTCGGCGTGCCGGCAACCGTCGGCGTGGTCATGCTCGTCGCCTTCGTGCTCTACAGCTTCCGACCCAGGCACCCGCTGCTCGACCTTCGCCTGTTCGCCAACCGCAACCTCACGGTCGCGACGGTCACGATGTTCCTCTTCGCCGCGTCCTTCTTCGGGGCGCTCTTCCTCGTGCCGACGTACTTCCAGCTCGTGCGCGGCGAGCTCCCAGTCGACTCGGGCTGGCTCGTCGCTCCGCAGGGCGTGGGCGCCATGGTCACGATGCCGATCGCGGGGGCGCTCGCCGACCGGTTCCCGGTCGGACGGATCGCGCCCTTCGGCCTGGTGCTCATCGTCGGCGGCATGTTCGCCCTGACGCAGGTGACGGCAGACACCTCGTACTGGGGCTACCTCATCCCCGTTCTCTTCGTCATGGGTCTCGGAATGGGCGCGACGATGATGCCCATCATGACGTCGGCACTCAAGACGCTCACGTCCCACCAGGTGGCCCGTGGCTCGACCTTGCTCAACATCACCCAGCAGGTGGCGAGCTCGATCGGGATCGCCGTGATCTCGGTCGTCTACACGAACATGCTCGCCCAGAAGCCACTCGCCGGGCCGGCCATCGCCTCCTGGCGGAACCCGTCCATCGCCGACCAGATCGGCGGGCCGGCCGGCGTGGCGCAGGGCCTGGGCCAAGCGGCAGACGCCTTCGGCGACACGTTCCTCGTCGCGGCGGTCCTCGTCACCCTCACGCTCGTTCCGGCACTGCTGCTGCCGCGCCGGCGCGAGCCCTCGCACCTGCTCGATGACGTCTCGGCGAGCGCCGCGCCCAGCGACGACCCGGACCTGAGGGCCGCCAACCGCGTCCTCCACTGA
- a CDS encoding RDD family protein: MTQQPSGWYDDPSDPTMLRYWDGVTWTSHTAPRKSPTASQSTIGHADQAPTTPLPQGGWRAHSPQPGPPPQYPGDYPGAGQQNPYGGQNPYGGQYPVAPQPQAWMRGPVTADGVPLASWGKRFGAWLIDGLILAALSYFALQLFAPGYWDTVQQFVDLASTGDQTAVEGQIGKLTEESLKASIVTWLTITAYCVAFWTTTSQTPGKMVLRISVRRADRPGALDLATALRRRLLSLIQLIPFISGIYAVIWLLDGLWPLWDNQRQALHDKVGATQVVEGRQPRRPS, from the coding sequence ATGACGCAGCAGCCCTCCGGGTGGTACGACGATCCCAGCGACCCCACGATGCTCCGCTACTGGGACGGGGTGACCTGGACCAGCCACACGGCGCCGAGGAAGTCGCCGACTGCCTCGCAGTCCACCATCGGGCACGCTGACCAGGCCCCGACGACGCCCCTGCCTCAGGGCGGCTGGCGGGCCCACAGTCCTCAGCCGGGACCGCCGCCGCAGTACCCCGGCGATTACCCGGGCGCCGGACAGCAGAACCCCTACGGGGGCCAGAACCCCTACGGCGGGCAGTACCCGGTCGCGCCGCAGCCGCAGGCCTGGATGCGTGGTCCCGTCACGGCGGACGGCGTGCCGTTGGCCTCGTGGGGCAAGCGGTTCGGCGCCTGGCTCATCGACGGGCTCATCCTCGCCGCCCTGTCGTACTTCGCCCTCCAGCTCTTCGCGCCGGGCTACTGGGACACGGTGCAGCAGTTCGTCGACCTCGCAAGCACCGGGGACCAGACCGCCGTGGAGGGTCAGATCGGCAAGCTCACCGAGGAGTCGCTGAAGGCATCCATCGTCACCTGGCTCACCATCACGGCCTACTGCGTGGCCTTCTGGACGACCACTTCGCAGACCCCGGGGAAGATGGTGCTGCGGATCAGCGTCCGCAGGGCCGATCGACCGGGAGCCCTCGACCTCGCAACGGCTCTACGCCGTCGACTCCTCAGCCTGATCCAGCTCATCCCGTTCATCAGTGGCATCTACGCCGTCATCTGGCTCCTGGACGGGTTGTGGCCCCTGTGGGACAACCAGCGCCAGGCCCTGCACGACAAGGTCGGCGCCACCCAGGTGGTCGAGGGCAGGCAACCCCGCCGACCGAGCTGA